TATGACCTGCTGCGCCAGCGCCTGCTGAGCGCACCGGCAAGCGTAGTGCGGGTGCAATAATCGCGTGAGTAACGCCGGGCCCCTCTTTAGCATCGAGCTAAATAGTGGCATTCTGCACCCCATGGATATCTACGCGATTCGCAAGCACAACCTGCTGCAGTTGCTCGGCACCCAGCGCAAGGCCAGCTGTGCCGAGCGCTGGGGCATGAGCCCGGCGCACCTGAGCCAGATCCTGTCGCTGCGCACAGAAAAAAACCTCGGCGATGAAGTGGCCCGGCGCATCGAGCAGGCCGAGCGCCTGCCTGCCGGCTGGATGGATGTGCTACAGGGCGAGGCTGGTGTACCGGCCAGCGGCGAGTTCGTCAGCATCGCCCACTTCGACATCCGCGGCTCGATGGGCAACGGCAACACGCCGCCGGCCCATGTCGAAGTAATCCGCGACCTGACCGTGCACCTGGACTGGCTGCGCGGCCAGGGCATCAGTTTTTCTGCCGCGCACAACCTGGCAATCATCAGCGGCGATGGCGACAGCATGGCCGGCACCTTCAACGACGGCGACCCGCTGCTGGTCGACCGTGGCATTCACGAGGTGCGCAGCGACGCCATCT
This portion of the Pseudomonas sp. SORT22 genome encodes:
- a CDS encoding S24 family peptidase — encoded protein: MDIYAIRKHNLLQLLGTQRKASCAERWGMSPAHLSQILSLRTEKNLGDEVARRIEQAERLPAGWMDVLQGEAGVPASGEFVSIAHFDIRGSMGNGNTPPAHVEVIRDLTVHLDWLRGQGISFSAAHNLAIISGDGDSMAGTFNDGDPLLVDRGIHEVRSDAIYVFSLDGDLFVKRLQRLTDGALRMIADNPLYPPVLIEGAALEKLHIHGRVLLVWNARRV